The DNA region AGATGATAATTTTGTAACAATCTGTTCTTAGGGGGTATGAGTTcataatgagagagagagagagagagagagagagagagagtgagagaccTCAGGACCACCAAGTTCATGGACTCGAATGGCTTTCACCATCATTGCTGCTGCAGGTGATGCTGCTGCTTCAGTGCCAATGTACTGCTCTAACTGCTTTCTGGGTTCTAACTGGGTTCTAACAAGGTTAAAAATCACTTGTTACGCGTCACTCTAGTTACTTTGGCACCTTAGCATGAACTCCACGTACTAGTATTCTAAGGTTCACTGTCAAGAAAAACGTGCATACGTTTCACATTATAAAAGAGATAAATATACGTTACACTGATTTGTAATTAATGTATGTGGGTTGGGGACGAAgttatctttttcttctttttctccattacaaATTGACGAATTTAAATCTGGggaaattaaactttaaaaaaaccaaaataattcaTCTACACAGATTTGTAAtgattttcatttcttttggtaGGAAATAACTGGATACGATTCATTCAATTTCTATTACTTTATTCATATGCcgattagaaaataaaaaaagcaagaCAATGCTGGGAATTTGAAAATCAGCGGTGGCAGGGTCAGCTTTATGGGCATAACATTTGTGTAATGGTGAACATTGTTGGCGGAGGACTATACTGGTTTCTTGGTCGTACCTCCACCATGTTGATGCTAAACGGGTGAATAATCAATATTTATAACGAGTTCACCGCAATCATGACATCTTTATTTATTAATGAATTGTTATATGAAGAAAATCTTACACATGACAACGCATCTAATTAAGCGCATAAATCTTACGTGACAGTAAACTCATTTTATATAACGTCGCAGGCTTGTTGGACTCACTTTGCTAATGTTTCAGCCcaaatattttcattaattgGTTTAATTCCTGTTAATTTTGAATTACGCATTGTAGTGTTGGATTCACAAACTTTTTAATTCTCCACTTTCAATTGAATAAACAAGTATGGTATGTATTTCAAACAAACAAGATTGAACACCTAATTAATGATTAGTTTTCAGATAAAATGCACcaaacactcatcttcttctagcAAGCAAGAAAAACTAGTCATGCGATGCGGAATGTTTGAATTGCGCGACATAAACCAAATTTTCCAATCGCAAATTTGgtgacaaataaattaatttcaTTAAGTGAAAAACTCAAATGGATTAcataatttgatttttctttaaggggattagttgtgggaaAGCTACGGTAGTCTACCTCTTCGGAGGTCGGAAAGACTTGCCGAGGCATTTCTCTCAACCCAATTGTTCGAAAAGTACCGCGGATATGACATTGATCCCTGTCACTTGCTGAAAAAATGGTATGGCTATTGCCATCACAAGCTGAGGCCTATACTTTCTCTCCAGGATTTTCTTGAAAGGGTGTTTGATGTTTTTCGATATGTGGTTTGCTTTGATCAGATCAACGAGTTCTGCTTGGACATCATCGACACCTCTAATACGTTGTAGCATTTGCTTGGCTGTTTGGTGATCCGCGTTATGCTGGATTAGGCTGTTAGGTGTTTCGGGAAGGAAAAGTGCTCCCGGTGTTAGCATTGAGGCAGGGACTGCAGCCATGGCTAGGGAGATTCGCCACACCCAACCCCCTTTGATCTTCTCAGAGCCGTAGTTGATGAGGTTAGCTGATAATACGCCAATGCCGAAGCTAAATTGGAAGCCATTGTTAATTGCTCCTCTGTATTTTGGTGGTGCCATTTCCGAAAGGTACAATGGAACAGCCTGCACAACACAAACACAGATTACACAAGTAACACGAAAAATAGAAACATCGAATAGGGTATGCTTATATGATTAATGTTGAGGGCAAAAAGTACTACCTGATTTCCAAAACCAATACCAACTCCAAGCAATAAGTGGCCGAGGATGAGCATGTAGATGTTCATAGCTGCGCCGTTTAGAGCTGAGCTGGCAAGGAATGCAGCTCCACCGGCAAGGATTGAAGGCTTGCGGCCGTAAGCCCTTGTGACCAAACTGGCAAAAAGGGAAGCTACAAGACCAGATATGTAGAGTGAGGATGTGAAGGAGGTCCACAGTTCACTGTCGAATTTACAGTAGTTGCTGATTTTGGTGTCTGATTTCATCTTAATGTTTACTTCAGGGAAGAATTTTTTAAGAAACGGCTCCATTGATGTCACGCCGCCTGAAATTCCAATGTCGTAGCCGAAAATTACACCTCCTATGGCTGCCATCATGCAAGAGATGATGACGAACAGTGTCATCCTGCTGTTGTATTGCCCCGCTTCACCTGCTATTGCTAACCCAACTGCCATTGCTTCTTCCAAGCTCACACACAGATACGAAGACAGAACTCAAAATTGTAATTTGTACCAAGAGAATGGAAATATAGAGAGCAGTCTTACTCCGTTTTCCGACAATACGACATTTTAAACTAGTGTAATCTACGGAGAACGAATTCTTGGCCTAACCACGTCTTCAAGAGCAGCCTTACATGAGTGGTATGGTCAACAAATGGTTTTGGACGGAATATGTAGGCAGTGGTTGCAATCACTACCACTACCAGACAACTTCACGCAGGACCATGAGCATTTGTCTGAACTCTGAAGAAAGTTAAGCGCCTGTTTTGGCCACTCTTCAGCTGCCATTGCCTGGTTTAACAAACCCTTTTGTATTTATCACTCTTTTTTGCTGCTTTAATATCTGCTTTGCAGTTAATCGCAAGCACTTAAACTTGTCGACAGCTGCCACCCGTTGGTACCCTGCCGGAGCTAATGGGTATGGTAATGCGGATGCCGCCGGAAGTGACGGTATAATGCATGATTAATGTGTACaatgtttgtaatttttggtTTACAGATACTACAGTATTGTTacttaattatttatattaatagCATATGCTAAACTAATTGATTATTGTCATATTTTACAAAGTGATTTCAAAACAACTTTCATTTACGGTAAGAGAGACTCGGAAATAATACAATGAACAAAATTAAACAGAGAATATGCAGAAGTGAATGGCATGAAAGCGAAAAGAGAGACTACCAGAAACAATAGAGTGTGCCAGTCGGGCACCTTGGCATGCTTCCCACGTCACTCTAGGTACATTGGCACCCTAGCATGAACTCCACATGCTAGAATTCGAGGGCTCGCTTGAGAAAACCGTGTGTATACTCAAGTGATGAGAGAGACATATGTTACGTGATACATCCCTGCTGTTTCACAGAAACAGTTTTGCCTTTCATCAGAAATGCGAAAAATACAATTGCCTTTTTTGCTTGCTGAACAAGTCTGTCTGTCACTAAAGTTGGAGATAACATCATTGCATTTTGCAAACCAACTCATATTAATCTGTTCACAAAGAACAGCAGTTGAGGCAGAAATTTTAGGGTATAAGCACAGCCGAGCCTGATGTTTTCCTGTTCTCGAGGTCTGCATGCGCTTGTGCTGCGTGAGACAATGGGTATTTGTGATTTACTCGAACTCGCAATACGCCTGATGCAACATTAGCAAATACCTCTCCCGCAACCTCTAACAACTTGTCTCGAGCTGCAGTGTACTGGAACAGGGCCGGTCTGGTCAGGAAGAGTGAGTTTGCTGCAAGAGCTGATAGTGGGACGGGATCAATTGCACCTGATGCTTGTCCGAAACTCACCATGTATCCACGAGTCTTCAAGCATGCCAATGATCCCTGTAAACAATGCCCCAGTTAAGTACTAATTCCAAAATTCACCATTAAGAAATTAGACTAGCTAATCTTCTGAACTGAAAAAATCAAAGGATAACAGTTTCATAAAACTAGCTCGAACAGAACAGTATAGAGATTTGGTATGCCTGGCCTGTCATTGAGAAACTTCAACGCTAGATTAGGTAATAAGTCACGGAAAAGCAGAAGCAGTAACAGGCTGTGTTGATACTCAATGAAACCAAGAACATCAAAGGAACGGTGCAGAAGGAGAACCTAGAATCATTTCTGTAACTTCTGTATAAAATTGAGGGATGGTAAGATTTACCTGAAAGGTATC from Malus domestica chromosome 01, GDT2T_hap1 includes:
- the LOC103430947 gene encoding hexose carrier protein HEX6-like, which encodes MAVGLAIAGEAGQYNSRMTLFVIISCMMAAIGGVIFGYDIGISGGVTSMEPFLKKFFPEVNIKMKSDTKISNYCKFDSELWTSFTSSLYISGLVASLFASLVTRAYGRKPSILAGGAAFLASSALNGAAMNIYMLILGHLLLGVGIGFGNQAVPLYLSEMAPPKYRGAINNGFQFSFGIGVLSANLINYGSEKIKGGWVWRISLAMAAVPASMLTPGALFLPETPNSLIQHNADHQTAKQMLQRIRGVDDVQAELVDLIKANHISKNIKHPFKKILERKYRPQLVMAIAIPFFQQVTGINVISAVLFEQLG